In a single window of the Bufo bufo chromosome 5, aBufBuf1.1, whole genome shotgun sequence genome:
- the LOC121002014 gene encoding probable G-protein coupled receptor 141: MVHSVNETTNQTICFIQPDVANGILIALYFTAMIGGTIGIIIMVFLLSRTNTRSMTITAIINLLVIHGIFILTVPFRIAYYIQKEWIFQFTFCKIISSMIHIHMYLSFIFYVALLSIRYISYFKQKDKIEFYRKMHSVVASAALWIIISLVVMPVFFFQYGAGDENYESTQCFFFHKEIKRPSVIILNYITIAVIFLVVCILLIVQIFIIVKIVKKLKRTALDHQEFWVQLKSLFFILVMIICLFPYHMFRIYYIEHINECFYYNEIFLGITALSCLDLLSFAVQTYFQKVFQHMTCLSKCL, encoded by the coding sequence ATGGTTCACAGTGTAAATGAAACCACCAACCAGACCATCTGTTTTATACAACCTGATGTTGCAAATGGCATCCTGATCGCTCTTTACTTTACAGCCATGATTGGAGGGACAATTGGAATCATTATAATGGTATTTCTGTTAAGCAGAACTAATACTCGTTCTATGACCATCACTGCAATCATCAACCTATTAGTAATCCATGGCATCTTTATTCTCACGGTTCCCTTTCGGATTGCCTATTACATTCAGAAAGAGTGGATATTTCAATTTACATTTTGCAAGATCATAAGCTCCATGATACATATTCACATGTATCTTTCTTTCATATTTTACGTTGCCTTGCTCAGCATTAGATACATAAGTTACTTCAAACAAAAAGACAAGATTGAGTTCTACAGGAAAATGCATTCGGTGGTAGCCAGTGCCGCACTATGGATTATTATATCGCTTGTTGTTATGCCGGTGTTCTTCTTCCAGTACGGTGCCGGTGATGAAAATTATGAGTCGacccagtgtttttttttccacaaggaAATTAAAAGACCTTCTGTGATCATCTTGAACTACATTACAATTGCAGTCATTTTTCTTGTCGTATGTATTCTTCTGATTGTACAAATCTTCATTATTGTGAAAATCGTGAAAAAACTGAAACGCACGGCTTTAGATCACCAAGAATTCTGGGTGCAGCTGAAgagtttatttttcattttggtcATGATCATTTGCTTATTTCCTTATCACATGTTTCGGATCTACTACATAGAGCATATAAATGAGTGCTTCTATTACAATGAGATTTTTCTTGGTATAACAGCCCTTAGCTGTTTGGATCTTCTGTCATTTGCAGTACAAACCTATTTCCAGAAAGTGTTTCAACACATGACATGCTTATCAAAATGTCTGTGA